The Eleutherodactylus coqui strain aEleCoq1 chromosome 6, aEleCoq1.hap1, whole genome shotgun sequence genome window below encodes:
- the LOC136632228 gene encoding uncharacterized protein: protein MAYYLQYSSHHTEDIWREETLPGFQEVALRSQDQPLDGKIYVMYHGTTYPRAVEIILSGFIQSKDGMLGSGVYVSRDINKAQRYPLLDKTDQVVLKLRVNVGRVKKIEYQSHPMQKSWHENGYDTAWVPAFCSMVKSGLEEDCVWDPRRIKVVDIAKAPAQYLSTLEVMKNYRLLYSPRCTEDIWREETLPEFQEVALRSQDQPLDGKIYVMYHGTTCTAAAEIIKNGFMQSKDGMLGSGVYVSRDINKAQRYPLLDKTNQVVLKLRVNVGRVKKIEYQNHPMQKTWHDNGYDTAWVPAFCTMEEDCVWDPRRIKVVGIAIAPPQDLQNLHVWLALCRK, encoded by the exons ATGGCCTATTACCTCCAATATTCTTCACACCACACTGAGGATATCTGGAGAGAGGAGACTCTGCCTGGATTTCAAGAAGTGGCGCTCCGCAGTCAAGATCAGCCATTGGATGGGAAGATCTATGTGATGTACCACGGCACCACATATCCTAGAGCTGTAGAAATCATCCTAAGTGGATTTATCCAATCTAAAGATGGAATGCTGGGAAGTGGGGTCTACGTCAGTAGAGACATAAACAAAGCTCAGAGATACCCCCTGTTAGACAAAACGGATCAGGTGGTCCTGAAGCTCCGAGTGAATGTAGGCCGGGTCAAGAAGATTGAGTATCAAAGCCATCCTATGCAAAAGTCATGGCATGAAAATGGCTATGATACCGCCTGGGTGCCAGCATTCTGTTCGATGGTAAAAAGTGGGCTGGAAGAGGATTGTGTTTGGGATCCCCGAAGAATCAAGGTGGTGGACATTGCCAAAGCCCCAGCACAATATCTATCAACGCTGGAAG TAATGAAGAACTATCGGCTTCTATATTCTCCACGCTGCACTGAGGATATCTGGAGAGAGGAGACTCTGCCTGAATTTCAAGAAGTGGCACTCCGCAGTCAAGATCAGCCATTGGATGGGAAGATCTATGTCATGTACCACGGTACCACATGTACTGCAGCTGCAGAAATCATCAAAAATGGATTTATGCAATCTAAAGATGGAATGCTGGGAAGTGGGGTCTACGTCAGTAGAGACATAAACAAAGCTCAGAGATACCCCCTGTTAGACAAAACTAATCAGGTTGTTCTGAAGCTCCGCGTGAATGTGGGTCGGGTCAAGAAGATTGAGTATCAAAACCATCCTATGCAAAAGACATGGCATGATAATGGCTATGATACCGCCTGGGTGCCAGCATTCTGCACGATGGAAGAGGATTGTGTGTGGGATCCCAGAAGAATCAAAGTGGTGGGCATTGCCATAGCCCCACCGCAAGATCTGCAAAACTTGCATGTTTGGTTGGCGCTTTGTAGAAAGTGA